The sequence CCACATTGAGCTAATCGAGCCCGACGGAAGGCTCATCGTCTTCCCGCGCTCGAGCGATGAGATACCCAAACCACCCGTTGAAATGAAGCCCCACCCGAAGGGTGTCCTGACGGACGACGTTTACAGGATGGCCAAGAAAACAAAGCGCCAAACTGTCAGGCGCTTCCTCATCGGCGAGTTCTCAAGGATAAGCGACAAGAAGGTTGACGAGCTTATTGAGTACATCGCCGCCCTGAGGCTGATTAAGACTGTTGAAGACAAGAAGGTTCAGGAACAGCTCTACGAGAGGCTCATGAAGGGCGAGGTTAAGGCAGTCCTCCGCTCCTTCAGGGGCTACACCAAGGTCGTCAAACAGGTCGCCAAGATTATGGAAAAGCCACCGGAGAAGCTCACCTGGCAGGAAGCGGAGGAGATAGTCGAGGCCTTCAAGTACATGAAGTTCTTAGCTCCTCCGACCCACGGCCTAAGGCCTATCGGTGAGGAGAACATCGAGAAGGGCCTTAAGGGAATCCTCAAGCCGGAGTTCGTAACTGCCGTGACGAGGCCACCCAAGGTCTATTCCGGTGGAATTCCCTTCCAGGTGGAGGTCGGCTTAGCGTACGGTGGCGAAATCCCGAGCGGTTTCGAGCTCTTGAGATACGCCAACCGCGTTCCGCTCCTCTTCGACGCCGGTTCATGTGTAACAACGCAGGCGGCCCGCTCTATAGACTGGAGGCGCTACAAGGTTGATGACCTCGAGAGGGCGCCACTGGTTCTCATGATTAACGTGGTTTCAGTCCACGTCCCCTACACCGGGACGGGGAAGCAGAGCATAGCGAGCGTTGACGAAATATACAACGAGATTCGCCTTGCCATAATGGACGCGGCAAGAAGGTTGCAGACCTATCTCAGCGGGAAGCACAGGCGCCTTTACCAGGCCAAGAGGAAGAAGACCTTCGAGAAGTACGTCCCCGAGATAGCGAGGGCCCTGAGCATACTAACCGGTGAGCCGGAGGAGAGGATTAGGGAGTACTTCCTGAGGTTTATTGAGAGTCATTTTGCCTCCAAAGAGGCCCCAGTGGAGGTGAGCGAGAATGCCTAAAGCCATAAGGCGCGAGAAGCCCAAGGAGAAGTTCTCATACGACCCCAAAAAAGTCCTCAGCAAGCTTGAGGAATACGGAAGGAGCGTCCTTGAGGCTATAAAATCCGGTAAAAACCCCTACTTTGACATACCTACGCGCGGACTGAACAACGTCTACTTCGATGAAAAGGCCAAGCTCATAAGAATGGGTGATAAGCTGTCGAGGCGTTACTTCCTCAACGTGGCCCACGCCAGAAAGTTCATGCAAACCCTACTCATAATGGCCTACGTTAAGCGCTTGGTTGCCGAGGGCAAGCACGCGAGCCTTCGTGAAGCCTACTACGCCAACAAGCACACGATTCCCGGAACAAAGGAGAACACCTTCGAGGACCAGCGCGAGAGCGACCCCATAATAGAGGATTTGGAGAGAATGCTCGGGGTTCTCCGTGAGGAGATGCACATCACAGCGGACAGGCGCGGTTACATCTACGGTGACATCGTGATTAGGGACGGTGAGGACGAGTTCAACGCGAGCAAGCTCGGAAGCGGTGGCTGGGCCGTTCCCGGAACGGTTGAGCACATTCAGTTTCCAGAGATAAACGTGGATTATGCACTCGTTGTCGAGACCGCGGCTATGGCCGACCGTCTCATCGAGGAAAAGTTCCCGAAGAAGGAAAACGCCCTAATCATAGCGACGCAGGGACAGGCTTCCCGTGGCGTTAGGCGTTTAATCCACAGGCTCCACTATGAGGAGGGTCTGCCCATCATAGTATTCACCGACGGCGACCCCTACGGTTGGTACATCTACTCCACCATAAAGCAGGGCTCGATTAATCTGGCATACCTCAGCGACAAGCTCGCAACGCCGGAAGCGAAGTTCGTCGGCATGACCATGGACGACATAAAGCGCTACGGCCTTGAAAACGTTACCGAGAAGCTGAAGGGCATACCCCCCAACAAGAAGGGTGGCCCAACAGGGGACTACAAGAGAATCCTCGAGGAGATGGAGTACCCGTGGTT is a genomic window of Thermococcus sp. containing:
- the top6B gene encoding DNA topoisomerase VI subunit B, which translates into the protein MAEASQLFKEFKIQSVSEFFRRNAAMLGYTGKVRSLTTLVHEAVTNSLDACEEAGIPPYIRVEIEELGREHYKVVVEDNGPGIPEKYITHVFGKMLAGTKAHRNIQSRGQQGIGISGAVMFAQITSGKATRVITSTGEEIIEAWVKIDVDKNEGKIVKKEKHPNPDGWHGTRIELEVKNVRYIRSKQGVYWYLKLTAIANPHAHIELIEPDGRLIVFPRSSDEIPKPPVEMKPHPKGVLTDDVYRMAKKTKRQTVRRFLIGEFSRISDKKVDELIEYIAALRLIKTVEDKKVQEQLYERLMKGEVKAVLRSFRGYTKVVKQVAKIMEKPPEKLTWQEAEEIVEAFKYMKFLAPPTHGLRPIGEENIEKGLKGILKPEFVTAVTRPPKVYSGGIPFQVEVGLAYGGEIPSGFELLRYANRVPLLFDAGSCVTTQAARSIDWRRYKVDDLERAPLVLMINVVSVHVPYTGTGKQSIASVDEIYNEIRLAIMDAARRLQTYLSGKHRRLYQAKRKKTFEKYVPEIARALSILTGEPEERIREYFLRFIESHFASKEAPVEVSENA
- a CDS encoding DNA topoisomerase IV subunit A, whose amino-acid sequence is MPKAIRREKPKEKFSYDPKKVLSKLEEYGRSVLEAIKSGKNPYFDIPTRGLNNVYFDEKAKLIRMGDKLSRRYFLNVAHARKFMQTLLIMAYVKRLVAEGKHASLREAYYANKHTIPGTKENTFEDQRESDPIIEDLERMLGVLREEMHITADRRGYIYGDIVIRDGEDEFNASKLGSGGWAVPGTVEHIQFPEINVDYALVVETAAMADRLIEEKFPKKENALIIATQGQASRGVRRLIHRLHYEEGLPIIVFTDGDPYGWYIYSTIKQGSINLAYLSDKLATPEAKFVGMTMDDIKRYGLENVTEKLKGIPPNKKGGPTGDYKRILEEMEYPWFQNREWQRQLKMALKMGVRIEQQALANKSLEFVAKEYLPEKINNGDLLP